Proteins from a genomic interval of uncultured Flavobacterium sp.:
- the thiL gene encoding thiamine-phosphate kinase, with the protein MIEDKNPQRTSIAQLGEFGLIEHLTKNFDVTQESTLKSIGDDAAVLDFKDKKVVVSTDLLIEGVHFDLAYMPLKHLGYKAVVVNVSDICAMNAKPTQITVSVAVSNRFPLEALEELFEGITHAAKEYKVDVIGGDTTSSQKGLIISITAIGEANEEEIVYRNGAKQTDLLVVTGDIGAAYMGLQVLEREKQVFHVNPNSQPDLDMYSYLIERQLKPEARKDVRTLLHALEIKPTSMIDISDGLSSEIIHLCKQSKVGCNLYEDKLPLDPQFISTCEEFNIDSTTVAINGGEDYELLFTIDINDFDKIKGNPNFSIIGHMAEESEGIHLVTRANTKIALKARGWDALSE; encoded by the coding sequence ATGATCGAAGATAAAAATCCGCAACGTACCAGTATAGCGCAATTAGGCGAGTTTGGCTTAATTGAACATTTAACCAAAAATTTTGATGTTACTCAGGAATCTACTTTAAAAAGTATAGGAGATGATGCTGCAGTTCTTGATTTTAAGGATAAAAAAGTAGTTGTTTCTACAGATTTATTGATTGAAGGCGTACATTTTGACCTGGCTTATATGCCTTTAAAACATTTAGGATATAAAGCAGTTGTTGTAAATGTGTCTGACATTTGTGCAATGAATGCCAAACCAACGCAAATAACGGTTTCTGTGGCTGTTTCTAATCGTTTTCCACTAGAAGCATTAGAAGAACTATTTGAAGGGATTACACACGCTGCAAAAGAATATAAAGTTGATGTTATTGGCGGCGATACTACCTCATCTCAAAAAGGATTAATTATTAGCATTACCGCAATTGGTGAAGCTAATGAAGAGGAAATTGTTTATAGAAATGGCGCAAAACAAACCGATTTACTTGTTGTTACTGGTGATATTGGTGCTGCATATATGGGATTACAGGTTTTAGAACGCGAAAAACAAGTTTTTCACGTGAATCCAAATAGTCAACCTGATCTTGATATGTACAGTTATTTGATCGAGCGTCAGTTAAAACCTGAGGCTAGAAAGGATGTTCGTACTTTATTGCATGCTCTTGAAATTAAACCAACTTCTATGATCGATATTTCGGACGGATTATCGTCTGAGATTATTCATTTATGTAAACAATCAAAAGTTGGTTGTAATTTATATGAAGATAAACTTCCGTTAGATCCTCAATTTATCTCGACTTGCGAAGAGTTTAATATCGACAGTACAACTGTGGCTATTAATGGTGGTGAAGATTATGAATTACTTTTCACAATCGATATTAATGATTTTGATAAGATAAAAGGGAATCCAAACTTCTCTATTATTGGTCATATGGCAGAAGAAAGTGAAGGGATTCATCTGGTAACACGTGCCAACACAAAAATTGCTTTAAAAGCTCGTGGCTGGGATGCTTTGAGTGAATAA